Below is a window of Janthinobacterium lividum DNA.
CGCCGCCTTGTCGAGGATATCGCGCAGGCGCACGCCCTTGTAACTGGTGATGGTCTCGGCCTTGTCGCCGTTATGGCGCGTGACGGCGATGTCCCCGCCATTCGCCGGCGGCAGCTGGCGCAGGTCAGCCACCTTCAGGATCAATGGCGTTGCCACCTTGCCCGTCACGGCAAGCGCGTGGCTCATATTCTCGCCTGCCGGCGCCGGGTCGGCCCACGCGGGCGCCGCCGCCAGCAGTGCGGCCGAAACGAGGCTAGTCAGTATTGTCTTCAACATGCTGTGTCCTTTCATGACAGTGAAAAATCAGAACTGGTATTGCGCATTGGCCAGCCAGGTGCGGCCCGCGCTGGGGAAACCGTCAGCCAGCGCGTAATTGCGGTCAGCCACGTTGCTCACGCCCGCTTCCAGGCTCAAGGCCGGCAAGGGGCGGTACACGGCCTTCAGGTTCACGCTGGCAAAGCCGCCAAGTTCCAGGGTGTTCGAGACCCAGCGTCCGCTGTTCATTTCCGCGATCGCCACCACGTCGACCTGGCGCGCCGCGTGCATCACGGCGTGCGCCGTCAGCTTGTGGCGCGGCACGTCCGTCAGGCGCGTGGCGCGGTCGCTGACGTTCTTCATCTCCGTATAGGTGTAATTGCCGCCCCAATCGAGCCAGGCGCCGGCGCTGCCGCGCGCAAGCCCAGCTCCACGCCGCTGATATGCGCCCTGCCCGCGTTGCGCATCTGCGCGCGCACGCCCGACACATTCGCCACGCTCTGGATCTTGTCCTTCACGTCGCTGTAGAAAAGCGCCGCGTCCAGCGCCAGTCCTTGCGCCTTGCCCTGATAGCCCAGTTCATAATTCATCGCCTCTTCCGCGCGCAAGGCCGGGTTCTCGATATACGTGCCCAGGCGCTGCGAATAGCGGTCCTTCAGGGTCGGCAGGCGCGACTTGCGCGCCACCGTGGCGTACACCCTCGCCTCGGGACTGGTCTTGTAGAACAGGCCCGCCTGCAGGTCCGTGGCCGATTGATTACCCGGCAAGGTATACGCATTGCCGGCGCTGTAGACGGTGTCCGGGCGCAGCGCATTGCGCGAGGCGCTCAGCGACAGTTCGGTCGCCGCATTCAGGGCGATGCTGTCTTCCGCGCCCAGGGTCCACAGGGCATCCTTGTACCAGGTGGTGCGCACGCCCTTGGCGTCCAGTTCCTGGTGTTCGTCGGCCTTGTAGCTGGCCACGACGCGCAGGCTGTGCGCGGCCAGGCGGAACGATTCCAGCTCCACCGCGCCGCCGTTCGTGCGGTCGTTATAGATGCTGCGCCCGCCGCTGACGCTGCCCTGGCCGCTGGTCTTCAGGGTCGTATAACGGCCATTCGTGAACGAGGTGATTTCATTGTCGTAGCTGTCGTGGTACAGGCGCAATTTCAGGCGCTCGGCCTCGCCCAGACGCGTCTGCGAAACGAAATACACGCTTTCCTTGTTCCAGTATGGCCACTGCCAGTAGCGCGCGCCGACGGGATTGGTCGATGGCGGCTGGCCCTTTTCGCCATGCTGCTTGTAGTAGCTGAGTGCGTATTCATCACCAAACTGCGCATCGCCGCCCACGGGCGTGTAGCCCACCTTGAACGACAGTTTATGGTCCTTGCGGTAGGCATTGTTGCGCGTGCCGCCGTCTTCCGTGGCCGTGGCGCGGAAGTCGGACGACAGGGGAAAACCGTCGCTGTCGATGTACGACACGCCCGCCTGCAGATACCACAGGCCCTGGTTCGTGCCCACGTTGGCCGATACCTGGCGCTCGCTGCCCGAGCCAAAACCGATGGAAGTATCGCCTTCCATCAGCGCTGACGGCTTGCGCGACACCAGGTTGATGGCGCCGCCCAGGGTATTGGCGCCATAGGCCACGGAACTGTAGCCCTTGGCCACCTGGATGGCGGCCAGGTCGGCCGTCGTGAAGCGGTTGAAATCGACATAGCCGTCATACGGCACGTAGACGGGAATGCCGTCGATGTACAGCGGCACCTGGCGCGCATCGAAGCCGCGGATGGCGACGGTTTTTTCATTGCGCGCATTGGTCGACAGCGACACGCCGGACAGCAGATTCAAGGCGTCGCCCACGTTGTCGCGGTTAAAGCGGCGCATCTCGGCGCGGCTCACTTGCGCGCCCACCTGTTGTTCCAGCTGGCCTGCCTGCTCGCGCTGGCCGATCACCGTCACCGTGCCCAGCACGAACGGCGCCGCCGCATCCGCGTCTTCCTTGCCAGCGGCCTGCTGCGCCAGCACCAGCATCACAGCGCCCGCCATTACCTGTTTCACCATCGTCATATTGTTCTCTTTCGTTATATATCGCTTTATATAGCGATATGCGGCGGCCACTGCTACGGCTGGTCGTCATCCAGCAGCGCAATATACAGATGTATATAGCGATGCTCAAGCAACAAGGCCAGAAACAGCTGCACAGGTCAATTTTCCGCGAAAAATTCCCGCATTGCAGCATTTCGCTGTGCGAACGAATGTTTCACAAAACGATTGACACGTCCCATTTGACTAGGCAAACTGATTTCCAGGGAGCCTGAAAATGAATGCAAATATGACAAATATTCAGACCGCAGCAGATCCGGAACTCATCGCCTTCAGCGATGACGAGGAAAGCAAGGACCGCCAGTTCGTCAACGCGTTGGCGCGCGGGCTGGAAGTGCTGCGATGCTTTCGCCCCGGCGAAGTCTATCTGTCGAACGCGGACATGGCCAAGCGCACGGGCATCCCGAAACCGACGATTTCGCGCCTTACCTACACCCTCACCAAACTCGGCTACCTCAATTATTCGGACAGCCTGGGCAAGTACCAGCTGGGCGCCGGCGTGCTGGCCCTCGGCTACCGCATGTTGTCGAACCTCGATGTGCGCAAGATGGCGCGCCCGCTGATGGAGGAGCTGGCCGAACATGCGCAGGCCTCCGTGTCGCTGGGCACGCGTGACCGCCTCAGCATGGTCTACGTGGAAACCTGCCGCAGCAGCGCCAACGTCACCCTGCGGCTCGATGTCGGTTCGCGCATCCCCCTGATGACGACGGCCATGGGCAAGGCACTGTTGTGCATCCTGCCGCAGGCCGAACGCGACTACCTGATGGACCACGCCAGGGTGCATGAGACGGAGCGCTGGCCGCGCATCAAGGCCGGCATCGAACAAGGCTTCAAGGATTACCAGGACCGGGGCTTTTGCATCTCGGCCGGCGAGTGGCAGAACGACGTGCATGCCGTGGGCGTGCCCATGCTGGGCGCCGACGGCGAACAGGTGATGGCCTTCAATTGCGGCGGCCCCGCCTTTTTGCTGTCGCGCGAAAAACTCGAATCCGACCTGGGACCACGCCTGGTCGCCCTGGTCAAGACAGTGGAAAAAAACCTGGGACGCGGTTAGACTGCGCGCCCCCTCTCAACGACAGATCAAATCAAAGCGCCGAGGACCCCGATGATACGCGACGAAGAAACCCTGAACATCCTGCTCGACAGCATCGCCCGTTTCGTGCGCGAAGTGCTGGTGCCGAACGAGGCGCTGGTGGCCGAAACGGACACGATCCCGCCCGCCATCGTGGCGCAGATGCGTGAACTTGGCCTGTTCGGCCTGTCCATCCCGGAAGCCTACGGCGGCCTGGAACTGAGCATGGAAGAGGAAGTGCGCGTGGCGTTTGAAATCGCCCGCACCTCGCCCGCCTTCCGTTCGCTGATCGGCACAAACAACGGCATCGGCTCGCAAGGCATCGTTATCGACGGCACGGAAGCGCAAAAACAGCATTACCTGCCGAAACTGGCGGCCGGCGAGATCATCGGCTCGTTCGCCCTGACGGAAGCGGGATCAGGCTCCGACGCGGCATCCCTGCGCACGAGCGCCGTGCGCGACGGCGATTTTTATATCCTCAACGGCAGCAAGCGCTATATCACCAACGCGCCCGAAGCCAGCATTTTTACCGTCATGGCGCGCACGGACCCCGTCAAACGTGGCGCTTCGGCCATTTCCGCCTTCATCGTGGAAAAGGATACGCCGGGCCTCTCGCTGGGGAAAATCGATAAAAAGATGGGCCAGCAAGGCGCGCATACCTGCGACGTCATCTTTGAAAAACTGCCGCGTCCCGGCCGCAAATATCATCGGCGGCAAGGAAGGCGTGGGTTTCAAGACAGCCATGAAAGTGCTAGACAAGGGCCGTTTGCACATCGCCGCCGTCTGCGTGGGCGCGGCCGAACGCATGCTGGCCGACGCCCTGGCCTACGCCATGGAGCGCCAGCAGTTCGGCCAGCCCATCGCCGAGTTCCAGCTGATCCAAGCCATGCTGGCCGACAGCAAGGCCGAGATCTACGCGGCGCGCAGCATGGTGCTCGACGCCGCGCGCCGGCGCGACAACAAGGAAGACATCTCGACGGAAGCGTCGTGCTGCAAGCTGTTCGCCTCCGAAATGTGCGGCAGAGTCGCTGACCGCTCCGTGCAGATCCACGGCGGCGCCGGCTACATCAGCGAATACGCGGCCGAGCGCTTCTACCGCGACGTGCGCCTGTTCCGCATTTATGAGGGAACGACGCAGATCCAGCAGATCGTCATCGCCCGCAACATGATCAAGGCAGCGCAAAAGTGAAGGAGGCCGCGATGGATATTCCCGCCCTGCTGGCCGGTTTGCCGGCGCGCCTGTCGGCCATTCCCGCCCACTGGGCCGCGCACGCGCCGGACGCGCCGGCGCTGCATGAAGCTGGCCGCAGCTGGACCTACGCCCAGCTGCAGCACAGTGTAGAAAATGCAATGCAGTTGTTGCGCCAGCTCGATGTGCGCGCCGGTGACCGCCTGATGGTGGTCGGCGAAAACGGCGCGCTGCAGGTGGCGCTGATCTTCGCGGCCGCCAGCATCGACGCGTGGATCGTCAACGTCAACGCGCGCCTGTCGGCGCGCGAGATCGACACCATTGCCACGCACAGCTCCGCGCGGCGGGTGCTGTTCCTGGCTGGCGCGTCGCCGGAAGCGGCCGCGCATGCGGCGCGGCGCGGCGCAACGCCATGTCAGGTTGACGGCATGGGAGAGCTGCTGGCGGGCGACTTGAACGAGGCGGCCATCGCGGAAGCCTGCGTGCCCGGCAACGAACAGGTGGCCGCGCTGATCTACACGACGGGCACGACGGGGCAGTCGAAGGGCGTGATGCTCACGCACCGCAACCTGCTGTTCATCGCTGCCGTATCCAGCACATTGCGGGGTCTGACGCGCAGCGACCGCGCCTACGGCGTGCTGCCGATCTCACACGTGTACGGCCTGGCCTCCGTTGCCCTGGGCACCCTGTATGCGGGCGCCGCGCTGTACCTGGTGCCGCGCTTTTCCGTCGATGGCCTGCTCTCGGCCTTGAAGGACGACGGCTTGACCATCGTCCAGGGCGTGCCCGCCATGTACGCCAAGCTGCTGCAAAACCTGGGCGGCGCCGATACGCCGCTGCCCACGCGGCTGCGCTTTGCGTATGCGGGCGGCTCGCCGCTGGCGCCGTCGCTCAAGCGCGACGTGGAAAAGCTGCTGGGCACCGCACTGCACAATGGCTACGGCATGACGGAAAGCGCGCCCACCATCAGCCAGACGCGCCTGGAAGCGCCCCGCCGCGACGATTCGGTGGGCATGCCCATCCCCGGCGTGGAAGTGCGCGTGGTGGACGTGGCCGGCACGGACGTGGCGCCGGGCGAGCCGGGAGAGTTGTGGATACGCGGACCGAACATCATGGCCGGCTATTACCGCGAACCGGCCATGACGGCGGCCACCATGCGCGACGGCGGCTGGCTCAACACGGGCGACATGGCGCGCCAGGATCCCGACGGCGCGCTGTTCATCGTGGGTCGCACCAAAGAATTAATCATCCGCTCAGGCTTCAATGTGTATCCGCTGGAAGTGGAAACGGCGCTCAACGCCCACCCCTCCGTGGTGCAATCGGCCGTGGTGGGACGCACCCTGGACGATGGCAACGAGGACGTCATCGCCTATGTGGAGCTGGACCCGCGCCAGCCCGCCAGCGTGGCACAATTGCAGGCCTGGCTGGCGCAAACCCTGTCACCGTACAAGTGCCCGTCCGCCATCATCGTCATGGAAGCGCTACCGGCGGCCGCCACGGGCAAGATTTTAAAGGGGCAGCTGCGGCAAATGGCGCAGAATGCCTGATAAGTTGACCATGTTGTACCAGACACGACAATAAAACCAAGCCACATCACCGGAGGAGACACGATGAAACGCACCTACACACGCATTGCCATGGCAGCGCTGGTTGCCAGCGCCTGGATGACGCAGGCCAGCGCCGACGAATTCCTGGTCGGCGCGGAAATCCCGCTGACGGGCAACTTGGCCAGGGTCGGCGCCGGCATGCAGGAAGGCATCATGGTCGCAGCCGAGGTCTTCAACAAGACCAACGGCAAGCACACCGTCAAGATCGTCACCGTCGACGACGAATCGGCGCCCGCCAAGGCGATCGCCGCCGTGGAAAAGCTGGCCAGCCAGGGCGTGGTGGCCATCACGGGCGGCTATGGCTCGAACAATATCTCTCCCGCCTCGGACACGGCGAACAAACTGGGCCTGGTCTACATCACTTCGGGCGGCGTGGACGACAGCCTGGTGGCCAGCGGACGCAAGAATTTTTTCCGCATCAATAACACGGCCGGCTACGAAAAAGCCATGCTGGGATTGCTGCAGGACGTGGGCGCC
It encodes the following:
- a CDS encoding molybdopterin-dependent oxidoreductase, which produces MLKTILTSLVSAALLAAAPAWADPAPAGENMSHALAVTGKVATPLILKVADLRQLPPANGGDIAVTRHNGDKAETITSYKGVRLRDILDKAALDAPGHNDVKKLAIIATATDGYAVVFSWGELYNAPAGEGVIVYYEKNGKALDDNDGEIALISAKDIRTGPRHVKWLNAIEVRKLVE
- a CDS encoding TonB-dependent receptor, with the translated sequence MTMVKQVMAGAVMLVLAQQAAGKEDADAAAPFVLGTVTVIGQREQAGQLEQQVGAQVSRAEMRRFNRDNVGDALNLLSGVSLSTNARNEKTVAIRGFDARQVPLYIDGIPVYVPYDGYVDFNRFTTADLAAIQVAKGYSSVAYGANTLGGAINLVSRKPSALMEGDTSIGFGSGSERQVSANVGTNQGLWYLQAGVSYIDSDGFPLSSDFRATATEDGGTRNNAYRKDHKLSFKVGYTPVGGDAQFGDEYALSYYKQHGEKGQPPSTNPVGARYWQWPYWNKESVYFVSQTRLGEAERLKLRLYHDSYDNEITSFTNGRYTTLKTSGQGSVSGGRSIYNDRTNGGAVELESFRLAAHSLRVVASYKADEHQELDAKGVRTTWYKDALWTLGAEDSIALNAATELSLSASRNALRPDTVYSAGNAYTLPGNQSATDLQAGLFYKTSPEARVYATVARKSRLPTLKDRYSQRLGTYIENPALRAEEAMNYELGYQGKAQGLALDAALFYSDVKDKIQSVANVSGVRAQMRNAGRAHISGVELGLRAAAPAPGSIGAAITPIRR
- a CDS encoding IclR family transcriptional regulator; protein product: MTNIQTAADPELIAFSDDEESKDRQFVNALARGLEVLRCFRPGEVYLSNADMAKRTGIPKPTISRLTYTLTKLGYLNYSDSLGKYQLGAGVLALGYRMLSNLDVRKMARPLMEELAEHAQASVSLGTRDRLSMVYVETCRSSANVTLRLDVGSRIPLMTTAMGKALLCILPQAERDYLMDHARVHETERWPRIKAGIEQGFKDYQDRGFCISAGEWQNDVHAVGVPMLGADGEQVMAFNCGGPAFLLSREKLESDLGPRLVALVKTVEKNLGRG
- a CDS encoding AMP-binding protein translates to MDIPALLAGLPARLSAIPAHWAAHAPDAPALHEAGRSWTYAQLQHSVENAMQLLRQLDVRAGDRLMVVGENGALQVALIFAAASIDAWIVNVNARLSAREIDTIATHSSARRVLFLAGASPEAAAHAARRGATPCQVDGMGELLAGDLNEAAIAEACVPGNEQVAALIYTTGTTGQSKGVMLTHRNLLFIAAVSSTLRGLTRSDRAYGVLPISHVYGLASVALGTLYAGAALYLVPRFSVDGLLSALKDDGLTIVQGVPAMYAKLLQNLGGADTPLPTRLRFAYAGGSPLAPSLKRDVEKLLGTALHNGYGMTESAPTISQTRLEAPRRDDSVGMPIPGVEVRVVDVAGTDVAPGEPGELWIRGPNIMAGYYREPAMTAATMRDGGWLNTGDMARQDPDGALFIVGRTKELIIRSGFNVYPLEVETALNAHPSVVQSAVVGRTLDDGNEDVIAYVELDPRQPASVAQLQAWLAQTLSPYKCPSAIIVMEALPAAATGKILKGQLRQMAQNA